From Plasmodium yoelii strain 17X genome assembly, chromosome: 11, a single genomic window includes:
- a CDS encoding histone H3 variant, putative — protein sequence MARTKQTARKSTGGKAPRKQLASKAARKSAPVSTGIKKPHRYRPGTVALREIRKFQKSTDLLIRKLPFQRLVREIAQEYKTDLRFQSQAVLALQEAAEAYLVGLFEDTNLCAIHAKRVTIMPKDIQLARRIRGERS from the coding sequence atggcaAGGACTAAACAAACAGCAAGAAAATCCACAGGAGGAAAAGCCCCAAGAAAGCAATTAGCATCCAAAGCAGCAAGAAAATCTGCTCCAGTATCCACTGGTATTAAAAAACCTCATAGATATCGACCAGGTACTGTTGCTTTAAGAGAAATTAGAAAATTTCAAAAATCTACTGACTTGTTAATAAGAAAATTACCATTCCAAAGATTAGTAAGAGAAATTGCCCAAGAGTACAAAACTGACTTAAGATTCCAATCCCAAGCAGTTTTAGCTTTACAAGAAGCCGCTGAAGCATACTTAGTTGGACTTTTTGAAGATACAAACTTATGCGCAATTCATGCAAAAAGAGTTACAATTATGCCAAAAGATATTCAATTAGCTAGACGTATCCGTGGAGAAAGatcataa